One window of Chamaesiphon minutus PCC 6605 genomic DNA carries:
- a CDS encoding RDD family protein, whose translation MKFLNRVKSQTPESVELEFILAGIGNRTLAIIIDYLIWSFTLFLLLIGWALLYSQVPWLQSKTYSTWLSAIQLLILFAVYIGYFILFETLWRGQTPGKRHVKIRVIRDDGRNVGIQQSILRALLRPIDDLFCLGILFIIFTPQEKRLGDWVAGTILIQEGQTVATQKISLSPAATDLANQLIETGRIAALTTDDFGTMRKYLYRYPALDPAAKIQVSDRLARQILAKIELADRPPSLDAHLTIEAVFLAYQQQFRG comes from the coding sequence ATGAAATTCTTAAACCGAGTTAAATCCCAAACCCCAGAGAGTGTCGAACTAGAATTTATCTTAGCGGGAATCGGAAATCGGACACTAGCAATAATCATTGACTATCTCATTTGGAGTTTCACACTCTTTTTATTGTTGATAGGTTGGGCACTATTGTATTCGCAAGTCCCTTGGCTACAATCAAAAACATATAGCACTTGGCTCTCAGCCATCCAACTATTGATATTATTTGCAGTATATATCGGTTATTTTATTCTGTTTGAGACTCTCTGGCGGGGTCAAACTCCTGGTAAGCGACATGTAAAAATTAGGGTAATTCGAGATGATGGCCGCAATGTTGGCATTCAACAATCGATCTTGCGAGCGTTACTACGTCCGATCGATGACTTATTTTGCCTGGGCATATTATTTATTATTTTTACACCCCAAGAAAAACGTCTCGGCGATTGGGTTGCGGGTACGATTTTAATTCAAGAAGGACAAACAGTAGCCACCCAAAAAATTAGCCTCTCACCAGCCGCAACAGACTTAGCCAATCAACTGATCGAAACCGGACGTATCGCCGCATTGACAACCGATGACTTTGGGACGATGCGGAAATATCTGTATCGATATCCCGCTCTAGATCCAGCAGCAAAAATTCAAGTTAGCGATCGTTTGGCACGACAAATATTAGCGAAAATAGAATTAGCAGATCGACCGCCATCACTTGACGCTCATCTGACAATCGAAGCAGTCTTTCTCGCATACCAGCAACAGTTTCGCGGTTAA
- the sppA gene encoding signal peptide peptidase SppA — translation MRQFLKQALASTIGSLLGLTLFSAVSLTLVTITVGALIQSATNREATKVPEKSILTIDLSRSIVDLNPGKSLQETIAGESTRVTELKSILNAIDAAAKDKRIVAIYLDGSSGKRSNTGFATLKEVRTALERFRTTGKQIIAYNIDMDKRDYYLSSVADRIFINPMGSLDVNGFRSETMFFKNAFNKYGVGVEVVRVGKYKSFGETWSLDKFSPEARQETQQLLNNLWNDFKTSIGTSRKLTPETLQKIADERGVLTAQQSIANKLVDKIAYQDEILAQLKKIGAPDKEEGNDYRKISVKDYAEVADRSPTNSSRKIAVLYAQGNIVSGEGIPGQIGGDSLARQLRELRADKDVKAVVLRVNSPGGSALASDIIQREVRLLQKNKPVVVSMGDVAASGGYWISTYSNKIFAESNTITGSIGVIGINFNFQKLANNNGITWDVIKTSKLADSTTVARPSTPQELAISQQRVNDIYDDFLNKVAESRKLPKQKVAEIAQGRVWSGVDAKKVGLVDAIGGLNDAIAYAAETAKLGKDWELEEYPEVEGWDEKILKQIGGGKDAQLLQNQDPLTAELIKVKNELSVLKSFNDPNHVYVRLPFNFNLD, via the coding sequence ATGCGTCAATTTCTCAAACAAGCCTTAGCTAGTACGATCGGTAGTTTGCTTGGCTTAACTCTATTTTCAGCAGTTTCGCTCACATTAGTAACCATAACCGTTGGCGCGTTGATTCAGAGTGCAACCAATCGTGAGGCGACTAAAGTTCCAGAAAAATCGATTTTGACGATCGATTTATCTCGATCGATTGTCGATCTCAATCCTGGTAAAAGTTTACAAGAAACCATCGCTGGCGAATCTACCCGCGTCACTGAATTAAAATCCATTCTGAATGCGATCGATGCGGCGGCTAAAGATAAACGGATCGTCGCGATTTATTTAGATGGCAGTAGTGGCAAACGCAGCAACACGGGTTTTGCCACACTCAAAGAAGTTCGCACCGCACTGGAGCGATTTCGCACCACTGGCAAACAGATAATTGCCTACAATATCGATATGGATAAACGCGATTATTATCTATCATCGGTTGCCGATCGGATTTTTATCAATCCGATGGGATCTCTAGATGTTAATGGTTTCCGCTCGGAAACTATGTTTTTTAAAAATGCTTTTAATAAGTATGGAGTTGGGGTCGAGGTCGTCCGCGTCGGTAAATATAAATCATTTGGTGAAACTTGGTCTTTAGATAAGTTTAGCCCAGAAGCTAGACAAGAAACTCAACAGTTATTAAATAACCTCTGGAATGATTTCAAAACTTCGATCGGTACCAGCCGCAAACTTACTCCAGAGACACTTCAAAAAATTGCCGACGAGCGGGGTGTTTTAACAGCCCAACAATCGATCGCTAACAAGTTAGTCGATAAAATTGCTTATCAAGATGAAATCTTGGCACAACTCAAAAAGATTGGTGCTCCAGATAAAGAAGAGGGCAATGACTATCGGAAAATTAGCGTTAAGGACTATGCTGAAGTTGCCGATCGATCGCCAACAAATTCTAGTAGAAAAATTGCCGTACTATATGCCCAAGGAAATATCGTCAGTGGCGAAGGCATTCCCGGACAAATTGGCGGCGATAGTCTCGCTCGACAACTGCGCGAATTACGAGCCGACAAAGATGTTAAAGCAGTGGTATTACGAGTCAATAGTCCGGGTGGTAGTGCTTTAGCATCCGATATCATCCAACGCGAAGTGCGCCTTTTACAGAAAAATAAACCCGTAGTCGTTTCGATGGGCGATGTCGCTGCTTCGGGGGGATATTGGATATCTACTTACTCTAATAAAATATTTGCCGAGTCGAATACTATTACCGGATCGATCGGCGTAATCGGTATTAACTTCAATTTTCAAAAATTAGCTAATAATAATGGGATCACTTGGGACGTTATCAAAACATCTAAGTTAGCAGATAGTACCACTGTCGCTCGTCCGAGTACGCCCCAAGAATTAGCAATTTCCCAACAGCGTGTCAACGATATTTATGATGATTTTCTCAATAAAGTTGCTGAATCTCGGAAACTACCAAAACAAAAGGTTGCTGAAATCGCCCAGGGAAGAGTTTGGTCGGGAGTCGATGCTAAAAAAGTCGGCTTGGTAGATGCTATTGGCGGTCTAAACGACGCGATCGCGTATGCGGCTGAAACTGCAAAACTAGGTAAAGATTGGGAGCTAGAAGAATATCCCGAAGTTGAAGGTTGGGACGAGAAAATACTCAAACAAATTGGCGGTGGTAAAGATGCCCAACTCTTGCAAAATCAAGATCCTCTGACGGCAGAATTAATTAAGGTTAAAAACGAATTAAGTGTTTTGAAAAGCTTTAACGATCCCAATCATGTTTACGTCCGCTTGCCATTTAATTTTAATCTAGATTAA
- the fni gene encoding type 2 isopentenyl-diphosphate Delta-isomerase: MSTIQRKAEHIQICLESDVQFKTQGSGFDRYQFSHSCLPELDYSEIDLTTKLLGKQLGAPILISSMTGGTLQAKEINYRLAEVAQEYRLAMGVGSQRVAIEQPQVANTFQVRKLAPDILLLANLGAIQLNYRYGIDECLKAVELLEADALILHLNPLQECIQPHGDTNFKGLLDRIAIVCERLPVPVIIKEVGNGISAEMAHQLIVAGASGIDVAGAGGTSWAKVESERAKTALQRRLGQTFGDWGIPTTECITTIRQLAPTLPLIASGGLRNGLDVAKAIALGADVAGLALPFLQAADESTMAVRELVQILMTEIQTVLFCTGNANLAALQQTNCLHLLR, translated from the coding sequence ATGTCCACCATTCAACGCAAAGCCGAACATATTCAGATTTGTTTGGAATCAGATGTCCAGTTTAAAACTCAGGGCAGTGGCTTCGATCGGTATCAGTTCAGTCATAGTTGTCTGCCAGAACTAGACTATTCCGAGATCGATCTTACTACCAAATTGCTGGGCAAACAGCTCGGTGCGCCGATTTTGATTTCTTCGATGACTGGAGGGACTTTGCAAGCCAAGGAGATCAATTATCGACTGGCAGAAGTGGCGCAAGAATATAGATTAGCCATGGGTGTCGGTTCTCAACGAGTTGCGATCGAACAACCGCAAGTAGCAAATACTTTTCAAGTGCGCAAGCTTGCCCCAGATATCTTATTACTGGCTAATTTGGGAGCCATTCAACTCAATTATCGTTATGGAATTGATGAATGTCTTAAAGCGGTAGAATTATTAGAGGCCGATGCCTTGATTTTGCATCTCAATCCCCTTCAGGAGTGCATTCAACCTCATGGGGATACCAATTTTAAGGGATTACTCGATCGAATCGCGATCGTCTGCGAGCGGCTACCCGTACCAGTAATTATCAAAGAGGTAGGTAATGGGATTTCGGCAGAAATGGCGCATCAATTAATCGTAGCTGGGGCGAGTGGCATTGATGTCGCAGGTGCTGGCGGTACTTCTTGGGCAAAAGTAGAAAGCGAACGTGCTAAAACCGCCCTCCAACGCCGACTGGGGCAGACTTTTGGCGATTGGGGCATTCCGACGACTGAATGTATTACAACAATTCGGCAGCTCGCACCAACTTTACCTCTAATTGCTTCTGGTGGCTTGCGCAATGGGTTAGATGTTGCTAAAGCGATCGCTTTAGGTGCAGATGTCGCTGGTTTAGCGTTACCATTTCTCCAGGCTGCTGACGAATCGACAATGGCAGTGCGAGAATTAGTTCAAATTTTAATGACAGAAATCCAAACAGTATTATTTTGTACGGGTAATGCCAATTTAGCTGCTTTGCAACAAACCAATTGTCTCCACCTGCTGCGGTAA
- a CDS encoding ChaB family protein produces the protein MSEQTQVQPTTSVVERTISAVFAEENQIDGVVRRLIDRGIPKEDISVMGRNFQSQTKITGFISKRDVILGGLRSGAIFGSLFGSFLSLLTGVGVLLVPFVGPIVAAGPIGAILLGATSGAIAGSAGAGLVSVLAALGMPEEQAALYQTRLAAGEFVMMLEVPAERAGEYQLLLESAGAKDIHVNESPLPRAAGQCNSPEDLSPEIRSHLSDEAQTVFVSSYGAALKQTNDKTKAEQAAWAKVMEQFDEDENGVWSKAKSTV, from the coding sequence ATGTCAGAACAAACCCAAGTCCAACCCACGACTTCCGTAGTAGAACGCACCATTTCTGCCGTCTTTGCAGAAGAGAACCAAATCGATGGTGTCGTCCGCCGTCTGATCGATCGCGGTATTCCTAAAGAAGACATCTCTGTAATGGGACGCAACTTTCAGTCCCAAACCAAAATTACCGGATTTATTTCTAAGCGCGACGTCATCTTGGGTGGACTTCGTAGTGGAGCTATTTTTGGTTCGTTATTTGGCTCTTTCTTGAGCTTGCTGACTGGTGTCGGCGTATTACTAGTGCCGTTTGTCGGCCCGATTGTTGCCGCAGGGCCGATCGGCGCGATCTTACTCGGAGCTACTAGCGGTGCGATCGCAGGTAGTGCCGGAGCAGGATTGGTATCTGTTTTAGCCGCTCTTGGTATGCCCGAAGAACAAGCAGCACTCTATCAAACTCGCCTCGCCGCAGGTGAATTTGTGATGATGCTGGAAGTCCCTGCCGAGCGCGCGGGTGAATATCAACTGCTTCTAGAAAGCGCGGGTGCTAAAGATATCCACGTTAACGAGTCGCCCCTACCGCGCGCTGCTGGGCAATGCAACAGCCCCGAAGACCTCTCGCCCGAAATCCGCTCGCACTTGTCTGACGAAGCTCAGACAGTGTTTGTCTCTAGCTACGGTGCCGCACTCAAGCAAACCAATGACAAAACTAAGGCAGAACAAGCTGCTTGGGCGAAAGTCATGGAGCAATTTGATGAAGACGAAAATGGTGTCTGGTCGAAGGCCAAATCCACTGTCTAG
- the dndE gene encoding DNA sulfur modification protein DndE yields the protein MEPPVNSIKLSQTAKDQLIKLKRITKIDRWNVLCRWAFYRSLAETAPPSLIPIPADSNLEMSWQVFAGELADISILALKQRCYRDGLDLTPEILAQQFRLHLHRGIGYLAGDPNMRKVEDLVALVSREGNG from the coding sequence ATGGAACCACCCGTAAATAGCATCAAACTCTCACAAACAGCTAAAGACCAACTCATAAAACTCAAACGGATTACCAAGATCGATCGCTGGAATGTCCTCTGTCGCTGGGCGTTCTATCGCTCTTTGGCAGAGACAGCACCTCCATCTCTCATTCCAATTCCCGCCGATAGCAATCTCGAAATGAGCTGGCAAGTCTTCGCTGGGGAGCTGGCAGATATTTCTATTCTCGCACTCAAGCAGCGGTGTTACCGAGATGGACTCGATCTAACGCCCGAAATTTTAGCCCAGCAATTTCGACTGCATTTACATCGCGGTATCGGTTATTTGGCTGGCGATCCTAATATGCGCAAAGTTGAAGATTTAGTCGCGCTTGTTAGTCGTGAGGGTAATGGGTAA
- a CDS encoding CsbD family protein translates to MSIEDRAKAAAQNVEGKGQEVVGAVTGSTEDEAAGKAKQGAAKVRDGIEDAKDKIGDKAKEVGNKISDAVDRTKDELNK, encoded by the coding sequence ATGAGTATCGAAGATCGCGCTAAAGCAGCCGCTCAAAATGTAGAAGGCAAAGGTCAAGAAGTTGTCGGCGCAGTAACTGGAAGTACTGAAGACGAAGCGGCTGGAAAAGCCAAACAAGGTGCGGCCAAAGTTCGTGATGGGATCGAAGATGCCAAAGATAAAATTGGCGACAAAGCTAAAGAAGTCGGTAACAAAATTAGCGATGCTGTGGATCGCACTAAAGACGAGTTAAACAAATAA
- the rpsO gene encoding 30S ribosomal protein S15, with the protein MTLTQERKQEIAAQYQLHATDTGSSDLQVAMLTERINRLSEHLKTNKSDHASRRGLLKMIGQRKRLLAFIQSENVQRYQNLADSLGIRRVKD; encoded by the coding sequence ATGACCCTAACTCAAGAACGCAAGCAAGAGATCGCAGCACAGTATCAGTTGCACGCAACCGATACGGGTTCTTCGGATCTGCAAGTCGCCATGCTGACTGAAAGAATCAATCGCCTCAGCGAACACCTCAAAACCAACAAAAGCGACCACGCTTCCCGCCGAGGCTTGTTGAAAATGATCGGACAGCGCAAGCGGTTATTAGCATTCATTCAGTCAGAAAACGTCCAACGTTACCAAAATTTGGCCGACAGTCTCGGTATCCGTCGCGTCAAAGACTAA
- a CDS encoding PRC-barrel domain-containing protein → MRKGKELIGKPIITYDSGERINSIKDLIFDENDNSLLGFLVVEKGWLNQAKVLPLYLVKALGVDAIIVPSKDAIAPAREHENINRILAERNVLNGTRIMTTDGRDLGKLIDFYFDETSGAIEGYETSGGIFADAYSGRSFVPATHTLKIGEDVAFVPVETIALMEEQVGGIKAAMQTASEKLQATAQVAGERLQDTAQVAGEKFQATAQVAGGHFQDTAQIAGQKLQAAGRAANTTVTNVVVDRSAQKAFVIGKMAQFPVKVANGIQVVSAGEIINTRVAESAERLEVLDELYRSAGGSLTEPLRDRLGNAIAGFTVEQAQGRRAQRDVYTPQGYIIAAQGQIVTQHALDRAKATHQESALLDAVGLSAAVAAQSQAGALATTTGDRLKTTTVDTSERVREGAVNMWEHVKETANDLQGRSKHAIEEKRIKGALGRPTTRVILDRNDEVILNVGELINHKAIDAAREAGILDVLLDSVYTETPHLSIDELRAPEKGRAAF, encoded by the coding sequence GTGCGTAAGGGTAAAGAACTGATCGGAAAGCCAATCATAACATATGACTCTGGCGAGAGGATTAATAGTATTAAAGACCTCATCTTTGATGAAAACGATAATAGCCTATTAGGATTTTTAGTTGTAGAAAAAGGTTGGCTGAATCAGGCTAAAGTTTTGCCACTTTATTTAGTCAAAGCACTCGGAGTCGATGCCATCATTGTGCCATCTAAAGATGCGATCGCTCCTGCTCGCGAGCACGAAAACATCAATAGGATTCTGGCCGAGCGTAATGTTTTAAATGGTACCCGCATCATGACCACCGATGGTCGCGACCTAGGTAAACTCATTGATTTCTATTTTGATGAAACCAGTGGCGCGATCGAAGGGTACGAAACTTCTGGAGGGATATTTGCCGATGCTTATTCGGGCAGATCCTTTGTCCCGGCGACCCACACGCTCAAAATTGGTGAAGATGTAGCCTTTGTCCCCGTGGAAACAATCGCCTTAATGGAAGAGCAAGTCGGCGGTATTAAAGCAGCGATGCAAACAGCCAGCGAGAAGTTGCAAGCCACAGCACAAGTTGCAGGCGAACGCCTTCAAGATACCGCTCAAGTTGCGGGCGAGAAGTTCCAGGCAACCGCACAAGTTGCAGGCGGACACTTTCAGGATACAGCTCAAATAGCTGGCCAAAAGCTGCAAGCAGCCGGACGAGCAGCTAATACCACAGTCACAAATGTAGTGGTAGATCGATCGGCACAAAAAGCCTTTGTTATCGGGAAGATGGCACAATTTCCAGTTAAGGTGGCTAATGGCATTCAAGTAGTGTCCGCTGGTGAAATTATCAATACCAGAGTTGCCGAGAGTGCCGAGCGGCTGGAAGTCCTCGACGAACTCTATCGCTCTGCTGGTGGTAGTTTGACCGAACCATTGCGCGATCGCCTGGGTAACGCGATCGCCGGATTCACGGTAGAACAAGCTCAAGGACGGCGCGCGCAGCGTGATGTGTACACTCCACAGGGCTATATTATCGCTGCACAGGGCCAGATCGTCACTCAACATGCGCTCGATCGTGCTAAGGCAACTCATCAGGAGTCGGCCTTATTAGATGCTGTAGGCTTGTCTGCCGCCGTCGCCGCTCAATCTCAAGCAGGTGCCTTAGCTACCACGACTGGAGATCGACTCAAAACCACCACCGTTGATACCAGCGAGCGTGTGCGCGAAGGTGCCGTTAACATGTGGGAGCATGTCAAAGAGACCGCTAATGACTTGCAAGGTCGCAGTAAACACGCGATCGAAGAAAAGCGGATTAAAGGAGCTTTAGGTCGTCCCACTACCAGAGTTATCCTCGATCGCAATGATGAGGTTATCCTCAATGTGGGTGAATTAATCAATCATAAAGCGATTGACGCTGCCCGCGAAGCTGGGATTCTGGATGTTCTACTAGACTCCGTGTACACCGAAACCCCACATTTATCGATCGACGAGCTACGCGCTCCTGAAAAAGGCCGAGCGGCTTTTTAA
- a CDS encoding Dps family protein, whose amino-acid sequence MRPINIGLTDEQRLGVIDLLNHDLADSYLLVVKTKKFHWDVVGPQFMSLHELWDKQYEAISTNIDAIAERMRSLGGYPIGTMKGFLEYASIGEHPGNIPTATGMVSALVEDHEAIVRNLREHIDSCSENFHDEGTADFLTGIMEQHEEMAWMLRSFIEGEALAANGARPDLQSKAPVGV is encoded by the coding sequence ATGCGTCCGATCAATATTGGCTTAACTGACGAGCAACGCTTAGGTGTAATCGATTTACTCAATCATGACTTAGCAGATTCCTATCTCTTAGTAGTCAAAACCAAAAAATTTCATTGGGATGTAGTTGGCCCTCAGTTTATGTCTCTGCACGAACTGTGGGATAAACAATACGAAGCTATTTCTACCAATATCGATGCGATCGCCGAACGGATGCGCTCGCTCGGTGGTTACCCGATCGGCACGATGAAAGGCTTCTTGGAATATGCTTCGATCGGCGAACATCCTGGTAACATCCCGACGGCTACAGGCATGGTATCTGCCCTAGTAGAAGACCACGAGGCAATCGTGCGCAACCTGCGCGAGCATATCGATAGTTGCAGCGAGAATTTTCATGACGAAGGTACTGCCGACTTCTTGACTGGCATTATGGAGCAGCACGAAGAAATGGCTTGGATGCTGCGCTCCTTTATTGAAGGCGAAGCTCTAGCCGCCAACGGTGCTCGCCCCGATCTGCAAAGCAAAGCTCCCGTCGGTGTCTAA
- a CDS encoding PAM68 family protein, with the protein MPEENSRQSVPFEPRKSKQRKPAAKKGTPIVKPKTASPAMAEQGSGYIPDVVSKRMIRRVLVFCGIPILMGMGIFLGSYWIIINHLFKVPNTVVLLTSMACLGLSVLGLSYGILSASWEEDSSSQGSLLGWQEFKINFGRMADAYRASKQMQSSIDRD; encoded by the coding sequence ATGCCAGAGGAGAATTCCCGCCAATCTGTTCCGTTTGAACCGCGCAAAAGCAAACAGCGCAAACCCGCAGCCAAAAAAGGGACGCCGATCGTCAAACCAAAAACTGCCTCGCCAGCAATGGCAGAGCAGGGTTCGGGTTATATTCCCGACGTTGTCAGCAAACGGATGATTCGGCGGGTGCTGGTATTCTGTGGCATTCCGATCTTGATGGGGATGGGGATCTTCTTGGGGAGTTATTGGATTATCATCAATCACTTATTTAAAGTCCCAAATACTGTCGTCTTACTGACGAGTATGGCATGTTTGGGATTGAGTGTATTGGGACTCTCTTATGGCATCCTCTCGGCTTCTTGGGAAGAAGATAGCAGCAGCCAAGGTAGTCTGCTAGGGTGGCAAGAATTTAAAATCAACTTTGGCAGAATGGCAGACGCCTATCGTGCCTCTAAACAAATGCAAAGCAGCATCGATCGCGACTAA
- the lpxA gene encoding acyl-ACP--UDP-N-acetylglucosamine O-acyltransferase: protein MQIHPTSAIESGAKIGTNVSIGPFCYIRHDVEIGDNCTLDAHVTLLPHTSIGQNCHLHSNVVIGDTPQDLAFKDEPSYVKIGNNCSIREGVTIHRGTKAGSITKVGNNCLLMANSHLAHNVQLGNDIIVANGALLAGYVEVGDRAFISGNCLVHQFVRIGRLVMMAGGSAAQKDIPPFCMTRSTTLNKVMGLNTVGLRRAGLTSEERLTLKRAFRILYQSNLLIPEALSKLETEFDTDLVREICDFIKHSQQGYGRGIAGYVRQRQREE from the coding sequence ATGCAGATCCATCCCACATCAGCGATCGAATCTGGAGCTAAAATCGGTACTAATGTCTCGATTGGTCCATTTTGCTACATTCGACACGATGTCGAAATTGGGGATAACTGTACTTTAGATGCCCACGTTACCCTCTTGCCCCACACTTCGATCGGGCAAAATTGCCATCTCCATAGTAACGTCGTCATTGGCGATACACCTCAAGATTTGGCATTCAAAGACGAGCCGAGTTATGTCAAGATCGGCAATAATTGCAGCATTAGAGAAGGAGTAACGATCCATCGCGGAACCAAAGCTGGATCGATTACTAAAGTAGGTAATAATTGCCTATTAATGGCTAACAGTCACTTGGCGCATAACGTCCAACTCGGTAATGATATTATCGTCGCCAATGGAGCACTTTTGGCTGGATATGTAGAAGTTGGCGATCGCGCATTTATCAGCGGTAATTGTCTGGTGCATCAATTTGTAAGAATTGGCAGATTGGTAATGATGGCAGGCGGTTCAGCCGCTCAAAAAGATATTCCCCCCTTTTGCATGACGCGCAGTACTACGCTCAATAAAGTGATGGGCTTGAATACAGTTGGTTTGCGCAGGGCGGGATTGACATCTGAAGAAAGATTGACACTCAAACGTGCTTTTAGAATCCTATATCAATCAAATTTACTAATCCCCGAAGCTTTATCAAAATTAGAAACTGAATTCGACACAGATTTAGTCAGAGAAATCTGTGATTTTATCAAGCATTCTCAACAGGGATATGGGCGTGGGATTGCTGGATACGTCCGCCAGAGACAGCGCGAAGAATAG
- the rseP gene encoding RIP metalloprotease RseP — protein MSTLAAIGVLAVLIFIHELGHFLAARLQGIYANKFSIGFGPILLKYQGKQTEYALRALPLGGFVGFPDDDPDSDIPANDPNLLRNRPILDRAIVISAGVIANLIFAYFLLVVQVSVTGFQQINYHPGVVVSGIATNLSTAAGKAGLQAKDIIVAVDKEPLGDGKPAIVKLMSEIQNHAQQPLTFEIQRGNETLNLQVTPDANDSGKGQIGVKLAPNADIIIDRSVSPIDALAKGASEFERVVVLTVQGLSQLVTNFGDTASQIAGPIKIVEIGSNIASTNIAGLLQFGALISINLAVMNILPLPALDGGQLAFLLFEGLLGKPLPMKLQETVMQTGLFLLLGLGVFLVIRDTANLSGVQQFFK, from the coding sequence ATGTCAACATTGGCGGCGATTGGCGTTTTAGCAGTATTAATTTTTATCCACGAGCTGGGGCACTTTTTAGCAGCCAGATTACAGGGTATTTATGCAAATAAATTCTCGATCGGGTTTGGGCCGATATTATTAAAATATCAAGGCAAGCAAACTGAATACGCGCTACGCGCATTGCCGCTCGGTGGTTTCGTCGGTTTTCCCGATGACGATCCCGACAGCGATATTCCAGCCAACGATCCCAATTTACTTCGCAATCGTCCGATACTCGATCGAGCGATCGTCATTAGTGCGGGCGTAATTGCCAACTTGATTTTTGCTTATTTTTTGTTGGTCGTCCAGGTTAGCGTCACCGGATTTCAACAGATTAATTATCATCCCGGCGTAGTCGTATCAGGGATTGCAACCAATCTGAGTACGGCGGCGGGTAAAGCTGGACTCCAAGCCAAAGATATCATTGTAGCGGTAGATAAAGAGCCACTAGGAGATGGTAAACCCGCGATCGTTAAGTTGATGAGCGAAATCCAGAACCACGCCCAGCAACCACTAACCTTCGAGATCCAACGCGGTAACGAGACTCTCAACCTGCAAGTTACCCCCGATGCCAACGATAGCGGCAAAGGTCAAATTGGAGTTAAACTCGCACCCAATGCCGATATTATTATCGATCGATCTGTAAGTCCGATCGATGCACTGGCTAAAGGCGCGAGTGAATTCGAGCGCGTTGTGGTGCTGACAGTTCAAGGTTTGTCCCAATTAGTGACTAATTTTGGCGATACAGCCAGTCAAATCGCAGGGCCGATCAAAATTGTCGAAATCGGATCGAATATCGCTTCGACAAATATTGCTGGATTGCTCCAATTTGGCGCGCTGATCAGCATCAATTTGGCAGTAATGAATATTTTGCCATTACCTGCTTTGGATGGCGGTCAGTTGGCATTTTTGTTGTTTGAAGGTTTGCTGGGTAAACCCCTACCGATGAAATTGCAAGAAACCGTGATGCAGACAGGTTTATTTTTATTGCTAGGCTTGGGTGTATTTCTAGTGATTCGGGATACGGCTAATCTCTCTGGCGTTCAGCAATTTTTTAAATAG
- a CDS encoding class I SAM-dependent methyltransferase: MSEINLNPPLYTLNPLDRFSDRAADYVKYRPSYPAAAIDTILDGVDTEPIAADIGAGTGISARLLAERNVRVWAIEPNAAMRSAATPHPLVEFRNGTAEATGLEAASVDLVTCFQAFHWFDPEPTFGEFQRILKSTTATGNPGRLALVWNNRDKEDAFTKEYSELTLAASTNPAIHDRLDSARSLLLSPHFTNIREYTFANCQALDLAGLKGRVRSNSYTPSAGAALQQLMSDLEQLHDRWQDDRGFVHLNYVTRVHLAEPVTA, translated from the coding sequence ATGAGCGAAATCAACTTGAATCCCCCACTATATACCCTCAATCCGCTCGATCGATTCTCAGATCGAGCCGCAGATTATGTCAAATACCGACCGAGCTATCCAGCAGCCGCGATCGACACGATTCTAGATGGAGTAGATACAGAACCAATCGCCGCAGATATTGGCGCGGGTACAGGCATTTCAGCGCGACTGTTGGCAGAGCGGAATGTCAGGGTGTGGGCGATCGAACCAAATGCCGCAATGCGATCGGCAGCCACACCCCATCCATTGGTGGAATTTCGGAATGGTACCGCCGAAGCAACTGGCTTAGAAGCTGCTTCAGTCGATTTGGTAACTTGTTTTCAGGCATTTCACTGGTTCGATCCCGAACCCACATTTGGAGAGTTTCAACGCATCCTCAAATCTACAACCGCAACTGGCAATCCTGGTAGGCTGGCTTTAGTATGGAATAATCGGGATAAAGAAGATGCGTTTACCAAAGAATACAGCGAGTTAACGCTGGCAGCATCGACAAATCCCGCGATTCACGATCGATTGGATTCTGCTCGATCGTTACTGTTAAGTCCGCATTTTACCAATATTCGAGAATATACTTTTGCCAATTGCCAAGCATTAGATTTAGCTGGATTAAAGGGACGGGTGCGGAGTAATTCTTATACCCCCAGCGCAGGAGCTGCACTCCAGCAACTGATGTCAGATCTAGAGCAGTTACACGATCGCTGGCAAGACGATCGTGGTTTTGTGCATCTTAATTATGTGACTAGGGTACACTTAGCCGAACCAGTGACTGCCTAA